A portion of the Hippocampus zosterae mitochondrion, complete genome genome contains these proteins:
- the ATP6 gene encoding ATP synthase F0 subunit 6 — translation MTLSFFDQFISPMFLGIPLMALAILLPWIMFPAPSSRWMNNRLLTLQNWFINLFTKQLLLPLNTSGHKWALILASLMIFLISLNMLGLLPYTFTPTTQLSLNMGLAVPLWLATVIIGMRNQPTHSLGHLLPEGTPVLLIPVLIIIETISLFIRPVALGVRLTANLTAGHLLIQLIATAAFVLMPLMPTVALLTTILLFLLTLLEVAVAMIQAYVFVLLLSLYLQENV, via the coding sequence ATGACACTAAGCTTTTTTGACCAATTTATTAGTCCCATATTTTTAGGTATCCCACTAATAGCTTTAGCTATTTTACTACCTTGAATCATATTCCCAGCCCCCTCTTCTCGTTGAATAAACAACCGCCTCCTTACATTACAAAACTGGTTTATTAACCTATTCACAAAACAACTTCTACTTCCCTTAAATACTTCAGGTCATAAATGAGCACTAATCTTAGCCTCATTAATAATCTTCCTGATTTCTTTAAATATACTCGGACTACTTCCTTACACTTTTACTCCTACAACTCAACTCTCCTTAAACATAGGATTAGCTGTACCATTATGACTAGCAACTGTTATTATCGGGATGCGAAACCAACCCACACACTCCTTAGGCCACCTATTGCCAGAAGGCACACCTGTATTACTAATCCCTGTGCTTATTATTATTGAAACAATTAGCCTATTTATTCGACCTGTTGCCCTGGGTGTCCGACTAACAGCAAATTTAACCGCGGGGCACCTATTAATCCAGCTTATTGCAACAGCAGCATTTGTCCTTATACCCCTAATACCCACAGTGGCATTACTAACAACAATTTTATTATTCTTGCTTACATTGTTAGAAGTAGCTGTTGCTATAATTCAAGCTTATGTATTCGTATTACTACTAAGTCTTTATTTACAAGAAAACGTTTAA